One Oncorhynchus keta strain PuntledgeMale-10-30-2019 chromosome 11, Oket_V2, whole genome shotgun sequence DNA window includes the following coding sequences:
- the LOC127933001 gene encoding uncharacterized protein LOC127933001 isoform X1: MISVYNDQLVRVMMMSVYNTQLVRVMMMSVYNTQLVRVMMMSVYNTQLVRVMMISVYNTQLVRVMMMSVYNNQLVRVMMMSVYNTQLVRVMMMSVYNTQLVRVMMMSVYNTQLVRVMMSVYNNQLVRVVMMSVYNTQLVRVMMMSVYNTQLVRVVMMSVYNTQLVRVMMMSVYNTQLVRVVMMSVYNNQLVRVVMMSVYNTQLVRVMMMSVYNTQLVRVVMMSVYNTQLVRVVMMSVYNTQLVRVVMMSVYNTQLVRVMMSVYNNQLVRVVMMSVYNTQLVRVVMMSVYNTQLVRVVMISVYNTQQVQLVRVVMMSVYNNQLVRVMMMSVYNTQLVRVVMMSVYNTQLVRVVMISVYNTQQVQLVRVVMMSVYNTQLVRVVMISVYNTQQVQLVRVVMMSVYNTQLVRVVMMSVYNTLLVRVMMSLPG, translated from the exons ATGATATCTGTTTATAACGACCAGCTagtcagggtgatgatgatgtCTGTTTATAACACCCAGCTagtcagggtgatgatgatgtCTGTTTATAACACCCAGCTagtcagggtgatgatgatgtCTGTTTATAACACCCAGCTAGTCAGGGTGATGATGATATCTGTTTATAACACCCAGCTAGTCAG ggtgatgatgatgtCTGTTTATAACAACCAGCTagtcagggtgatgatgatgtCTGTTTATAACACCCAGCTAGTCAG ggtgatgatgatgtCTGTTTATAACACCCAGCTagtcagggtgatgatgatgtCTGTTTATAACACCCAGCTAGTCAGGGTGATGATGTCTGTTTATAACAACCAGCTAGTCAGGGTGGTGATGATGTCTGTTTATAACACCCAGCTagtcagggtgatgatgatgtCTGTTTATAACACCCAGCTAGTCAGGGTGGTGATGATGTCTGTTTATAACACCCAGCTagtcagggtgatgatgatgtCTGTTTATAACACCCAGCTAGTCAGGGTGGTGATGATGTCTGTTTATAACAACCAGCTAGTCAGGGTGGTGATGATGTCTGTTTACAACACCCAGCTagtcagggtgatgatgatgtCTGTTTATAACACCCAGCTAGTCAGGGTGGTGATGATGTCTGTTTATAACACCCAGCTAGTCAGGGTGGTGATGATGTCTGTTTATAACACCCAGCTAGTCAGGGTGGTGATGATGTCTGTTTATAACACCCAGCTAGTCAGGGTGATGATGTCTGTTTATAACAACCAGCTAGTCAGGGTGGTGATGATGTCTGTTTATAACACCCAGCTAGTCAGGGTGGTGATGATGTCTGTTTATAACACCCAGCTAGTCAGGGTGGTGATGATATCTGTTTATAACACCCAGCAGGTTCAGCTAGTCAGGGTGGTGATGATGTCTGTTTATAACAACCAGCTagtcagggtgatgatgatgtCTGTTTATAACACCCAGCTAGTCAGGGTGGTGATGATGTCTGTTTATAACACCCAGCTAGTCAGGGTGGTGATGATATCTGTTTATAACACCCAGCAGGTTCAGCTAGTCAGGGTGGTGATGATGTCTGTTTATAACACCCAGCTAGTCAGGGTGGTGATGATATCTGTTTATAACACCCAGCAGGTTCAGCTAGTCAGGGTGGTGATGATGTCTGTTTATAACACCCAGCTAGTCAGGGTGGTGATGATGTCTGTTTATAACACCCTGTTagtcagggtgatgatgagtTTGCCAGGGTAG
- the LOC127933001 gene encoding uncharacterized protein LOC127933001 isoform X2 → MISVYNTQLVRVMMMSVYNTQLVRVMMMSVYNNQLVRVMMMSVYNTQLVRVMMMSVYNTQLVRVMMMSVYNTQLVRVMMSVYNNQLVRVVMMSVYNTQLVRVMMMSVYNTQLVRVVMMSVYNTQLVRVMMMSVYNTQLVRVVMMSVYNNQLVRVVMMSVYNTQLVRVMMMSVYNTQLVRVVMMSVYNTQLVRVVMMSVYNTQLVRVVMMSVYNTQLVRVMMSVYNNQLVRVVMMSVYNTQLVRVVMMSVYNTQLVRVVMISVYNTQQVQLVRVVMMSVYNNQLVRVMMMSVYNTQLVRVVMMSVYNTQLVRVVMISVYNTQQVQLVRVVMMSVYNTQLVRVVMISVYNTQQVQLVRVVMMSVYNTQLVRVVMMSVYNTLLVRVMMSLPG, encoded by the exons ATGATATCTGTTTATAACACCCAGCTagtcagggtgatgatgatgtCTGTTTATAACACCCAGCTagtcagggtgatgatgatgtCTGTTTATAACAACCAGCTagtcagggtgatgatgatgtCTGTTTATAACACCCAGCTAGTCAG ggtgatgatgatgtCTGTTTATAACACCCAGCTagtcagggtgatgatgatgtCTGTTTATAACACCCAGCTAGTCAGGGTGATGATGTCTGTTTATAACAACCAGCTAGTCAGGGTGGTGATGATGTCTGTTTATAACACCCAGCTagtcagggtgatgatgatgtCTGTTTATAACACCCAGCTAGTCAGGGTGGTGATGATGTCTGTTTATAACACCCAGCTagtcagggtgatgatgatgtCTGTTTATAACACCCAGCTAGTCAGGGTGGTGATGATGTCTGTTTATAACAACCAGCTAGTCAGGGTGGTGATGATGTCTGTTTACAACACCCAGCTagtcagggtgatgatgatgtCTGTTTATAACACCCAGCTAGTCAGGGTGGTGATGATGTCTGTTTATAACACCCAGCTAGTCAGGGTGGTGATGATGTCTGTTTATAACACCCAGCTAGTCAGGGTGGTGATGATGTCTGTTTATAACACCCAGCTAGTCAGGGTGATGATGTCTGTTTATAACAACCAGCTAGTCAGGGTGGTGATGATGTCTGTTTATAACACCCAGCTAGTCAGGGTGGTGATGATGTCTGTTTATAACACCCAGCTAGTCAGGGTGGTGATGATATCTGTTTATAACACCCAGCAGGTTCAGCTAGTCAGGGTGGTGATGATGTCTGTTTATAACAACCAGCTagtcagggtgatgatgatgtCTGTTTATAACACCCAGCTAGTCAGGGTGGTGATGATGTCTGTTTATAACACCCAGCTAGTCAGGGTGGTGATGATATCTGTTTATAACACCCAGCAGGTTCAGCTAGTCAGGGTGGTGATGATGTCTGTTTATAACACCCAGCTAGTCAGGGTGGTGATGATATCTGTTTATAACACCCAGCAGGTTCAGCTAGTCAGGGTGGTGATGATGTCTGTTTATAACACCCAGCTAGTCAGGGTGGTGATGATGTCTGTTTATAACACCCTGTTagtcagggtgatgatgagtTTGCCAGGGTAG